A genomic region of Eucalyptus grandis isolate ANBG69807.140 chromosome 5, ASM1654582v1, whole genome shotgun sequence contains the following coding sequences:
- the LOC104445227 gene encoding uncharacterized protein LOC104445227 has translation MGFEKKDLDVVLVPSGLLIMFGYHLFLLYRYLHQPHTTVMGFENYNKRLWVQAIMQGERRDIGSCVSVISSNISAATYLSSVSLTLCSVIGAWISNNTNNFFESGLVYGDTDSTTVSIKYVSLLLFFLIAFSCFVQSARHFVHANYLISTPSLSVPLKRVEVAVIRGGDFWSAGIRALHFALNLLFWFFGPIPMFVCSIFMVLFLHYLDSSSTPLIEEFDGRQVVKKVEQRLSEMATAIHMPSHQN, from the exons atGGGGTTTGAGAAGAAAGATCTCGATGTGGTGTTGGTTCCGAGTGGCTTGCTGATTATGTTCGGGTACCATCTGTTCCTCCTCTACAGATACCTCCATCAGCCTCACACCACTGTCATGGGCTTTGAGAACTACAACAAGCGCCTCTGGGTTCAGGCCATCATGCAG GGTGAGAGGAGGGACATCGGCTCGTGCGTCTCAGTGATCTCTTCGAACATATCCGCAGCGACGTACCTGTCCTCTGTCTCGCTCACCCTCTGCTCCGTGATCGGGGCTTGGATCAGCAACAACACCAACAACTTCTTCGAGAGCGGCCTTGTCTATGGTGACACCGACTCCACCACTGTCTCCATCAAGTACGTCAGCCTCCTACTCTTCTTCCTCATCGCCTTCTCATGCTTCGTCCAGTCTGCCCGCCACTTCGTCCACGCCAACTACCTGATCAGCACGCCGAGCCTGAGCGTCCCTCTGAAGAGGGTCGAGGTTGCTGTTATCCGAGGCGGCGATTTCTGGTCTGCTGGCATTAGGGCACTGCACTTTGCTCTGAACTTGCTCTTCTGGTTCTTCGGACCAATACCCATGTTTGTTTGCTCCATTTTCATGGTCCTATTCTTGCACTATCTCGACTCGAGCTCCACTCCGTTGATTGAAGAGTTTGATGGGAGGCAAGTGGTGAAGAAGGTGGAGCAGAGACTGTCTGAGATGGCAACGGCCATTCACATGCCTTCTCATCAGAATTAG